One window of the Solanum stenotomum isolate F172 chromosome 11, ASM1918654v1, whole genome shotgun sequence genome contains the following:
- the LOC125845808 gene encoding uncharacterized protein LOC125845808, protein MPGYAKFMKELVTKKRSLEYETIEVTHSCSAIMTNESITKREDPGGFTIPCTIGMLQFAKSLCDLGAGINLMPYAKYKQLGLGEPKATTMRLLMADRSIKYPVGILYDILVKVDRFIFPVDFVILDCEIDAEIPNILGRPILATGRALVDVESWKLKFRMNDDEVTFNICKSMKQPSNIHVVSTEDVIDEAVASVSHLMHKNEPLEYVLANYDESKVQGYEEVVPTLSGLEVYSMNPIKLDIDLKNRESHPAKPSTEEPPSLELKALPSHLTYAFLGANST, encoded by the coding sequence ATGCCGGGATAtgccaaattcatgaaagagcTGGTTACAAAGAAAAGGAGCTTGGAGTATGAAACAATTGAGGTGACCCATAGTTGCAGCGCAATTATGACAAATGAGTCAATCACTAAGAGAGAAGATCCTGGGGGATTCACAATCCCATGCACAATTGGCATGCTCCAATTCGCTAAATCTTTGTGTGATTTAGGAGCAGGCATTAACTTGATGCCCTATGCAAAATATAAGCAACTTGGTTTGGGTGAACCAAAGGCAACCACAATGAGACTCCTTATGGCTGATCGATCAATCAAGTACCCCGTAGGGATACTCTATGACATATTGGTAAAAGTAGATCGGTTCATCTTTCCGGTCGATTTTGTGATTCTGGATTGCGAGATAGATGCTGAAATCCCTAATATTTTGGGAAGGCCAATCTTAGCTACCGGGAGAGCattggtggatgttgaaagtTGGAAATTAAAGTTccgtatgaatgatgatgaggTGACCTTCAATATCTGTAAATCCATGAAGCAACCAAGTAATATCCATGTGGTGTCCACAGAGGATGTTATAGATGAGGCAGTGGCAAGTGTCAGCCATTTAATGCACAAGAATGAACCCCTTGAATATGTACTTGCCAACTATGATGAATCCAAAGTTCAAGGATATGAGGAAGTGGTACCTACCTTATCAGGGTTAGAAGTATATTCAATGAATCCAATCAAGTTGGATATCGACCTGAAAAATAGGGAAAGTCATCCTGCAAAGCCATCAACAGAAGAACCACCAAGTTTGGAGTTAAAAGCCCTACCCTCTCATCTAACGTATGCCTTCTTAGGAGCCAATAGTACCTGA